The following coding sequences are from one Polyodon spathula isolate WHYD16114869_AA chromosome 7, ASM1765450v1, whole genome shotgun sequence window:
- the LOC121318080 gene encoding protein mono-ADP-ribosyltransferase PARP11-like isoform X2, with protein sequence MAGFEEVEHMEVAMDTSDTPWCWFYLAECGLWHMFELGSNCQCSVSSEEIERSYRMNERGMSFTTAKYNYMLDFSEMKQINMSTGKQRPIKRALFRLISEDQANPVPPYWEKVNTEEPYQLIHLQEDTNEYKEVARFFKNTMHVCITAIKRIQNLDLWEFFCRKKAQLKRRNQGAEIEEKMVFHGTSHENIEAICTNNFDCRLNGSHGTVFGKATWVPLRVLATRVPRSEKPFTWVVPRSQQPASGCESTCFDPDQAREIVKLHFREEHFCLFCLAIFLLIETHRGLDCSRDEDTFALINIWTDG encoded by the exons ATGGCAGGGTTTGAAGAGGTTGAACATATGGAGGTTGCTATGGACACCTCAGATACACcatggtgttggttttatttggCTGAGTGTGGACTGTGGCATATGTTTGAG ctGGGTTCAAACTGCCAATGTTCAGTGAGCAGTGAAGAAATTGAAAGGAGTTACAGAATGAATGAACGAGGCATGTCATTCACTACTGCTAAATATAACTACATGTTAGACTTTTCAG aGATGAAACAAATCAACATGTCAACTGGAAAACAGCGTCCGATCAAACGTGCTCTTTTCAG GTTGATCAGCGAGGATCAAGCCAATCCTGTTCCTCCGTATTGGGAGAAGGTTAATACAGAGGAACCTTATCAG TTAATCCATTTGCAGGAAGATACCAATGAATACAAGGAAGTggctagattttttaaaaacacaatgcacGTCTGCATTACAGCAATCAAGAGAATTCAAAACTTAGACTTATGGGAATTCTTCTGCAG gaaaaaggCCCAGCTGAAAAGGCGAAACCAAGGTGCagaaattgaagaaaaaatggTGTTTCATGGCACCAGTCATGAGAACATAGAAGCAATTTGCACAAATAACTTTGACTGTAGATTAAACGGCAGCCACGGAACAGTGTTTGGAAAAG CTACCTGGGTCCCActccgggttctggctacccgggtcccGCGTAGTGAGAAACCGTTTACCTGGGTCGTACCTAGGTCGCAGCAACCCGCCTCAGGATGTGAgtcaacatgctttgacccagatcAAGCAAGAGAGATTGTAAAATTGCACTTCCGcgaggaacatttctgtttattctgtttagccatatttttgttgattgagacacaccgtGGGCtggattgcagcagggatgaagatacatttgctctaatcaacatttggactGATGGGTAA
- the LOC121318080 gene encoding protein mono-ADP-ribosyltransferase PARP11-like isoform X1, with protein MAGFEEVEHMEVAMDTSDTPWCWFYLAECGLWHMFELGSNCQCSVSSEEIERSYRMNERGMSFTTAKYNYMLDFSEMKQINMSTGKQRPIKRALFRLISEDQANPVPPYWEKVNTEEPYQLIHLQEDTNEYKEVARFFKNTMHVCITAIKRIQNLDLWEFFCRKKAQLKRRNQGAEIEEKMVFHGTSHENIEAICTNNFDCRLNGSHGTVFGKGAYFARDAAYAAKFCKTSENHGTILKKHDVVPNVFQAQPHFKSLFLVRVLVGSYTLGKTHYCRPPSKDMSYVNFYDSCVDDVNNPKIFVIFDNNQIYPEYLIEFT; from the exons ATGGCAGGGTTTGAAGAGGTTGAACATATGGAGGTTGCTATGGACACCTCAGATACACcatggtgttggttttatttggCTGAGTGTGGACTGTGGCATATGTTTGAG ctGGGTTCAAACTGCCAATGTTCAGTGAGCAGTGAAGAAATTGAAAGGAGTTACAGAATGAATGAACGAGGCATGTCATTCACTACTGCTAAATATAACTACATGTTAGACTTTTCAG aGATGAAACAAATCAACATGTCAACTGGAAAACAGCGTCCGATCAAACGTGCTCTTTTCAG GTTGATCAGCGAGGATCAAGCCAATCCTGTTCCTCCGTATTGGGAGAAGGTTAATACAGAGGAACCTTATCAG TTAATCCATTTGCAGGAAGATACCAATGAATACAAGGAAGTggctagattttttaaaaacacaatgcacGTCTGCATTACAGCAATCAAGAGAATTCAAAACTTAGACTTATGGGAATTCTTCTGCAG gaaaaaggCCCAGCTGAAAAGGCGAAACCAAGGTGCagaaattgaagaaaaaatggTGTTTCATGGCACCAGTCATGAGAACATAGAAGCAATTTGCACAAATAACTTTGACTGTAGATTAAACGGCAGCCACGGAACAGTGTTTGGAAAAG gaGCCTACTTTGCAAGAGATGCAGCGTATGCCGCAAAGTTCTGCAAAACAAGTGAAAACCATGGAACAATCCTGAAAAAACATGATGTTGTACCTAATGTGTTTCAAGCTCAACCTCACTTTAAGTCATTGTTCCTCGTTCGGGTACTTGTGGGCAGTTACACACTTGGAAAGACCCATTATTGCAGACCACCCTCGAAAGACATGAGTTATGTGAACTTCTACGACAGCTGTGTGGATGATGTTAACAATCCAAAGATTTTTGTGATCTTTGATAACAACCAGATATATCCAGAATACTTGATAGAGTTTACCTAA